A window of Castanea sativa cultivar Marrone di Chiusa Pesio chromosome 1, ASM4071231v1 contains these coding sequences:
- the LOC142615285 gene encoding ubiquitin carboxyl-terminal hydrolase 23, with amino-acid sequence MSETLLASLGSDFQQSDPSPASTSSGSSSSSLFQRKIEFHPARKPFKGFSNNGGGAADFRLETLNPGGGGSDQRRSGSGQLGSQGKRGDGSEFLENGLDPELSFGITVRKIGAGLQNLGNTCFLNSVLQCLTYTEPLAAYLQSSKHQNSCHIAGFCVLCAIQKHVSCALQSTGRILAPNDFVRNLQCISRNFRKARQEDAHEYMVNLLESMHKCCLPSGVPSESPGAYEKSLVHKIFGGRLRSQVKCLQCSYCSNKFDPFLDLSLEIVQADSVHKALANFTAAEQLDGGERQYQCQQCKQKVRALKQLTVHKAPYVLAIHLKRFHSHDPGQKIKKKVHFGPTIDLKPFVSGSYEGDLKYTLYGVLVHDGWNTHYGHYTCFVRTSNGFWYYLNDNQVSPASERRVLEQQAYMLFYVRDRRNIVPRKPPTDVVQKENLKANANGNRTSSTFNHVLKEAVQNGPVEKRLSSASPAAVTRKDASNVVPSTVPIMKEVSLQKDNCLIKTERVVLKKDSVSENFSKVPLSNNPPEGLPVSKPKSIEALSQPAPSCNGDVPNFENTPKGKINDYNEKGKSKKDSSVSVATSPNFNDVQSLSTAKNVTDETSQKINLVSHIVPSEDLNDKTLKEMDPVGHTPNGSAVGTSLVEAAGGRVQKVELNESVKLSSLSIETNGLHAEAHNCKLHKKLKKKHLKCKVASMQLHSHFLFRASLSLQKKKKHKRNKRRTLNTKNLSREHLLDRDCISADLGPSTSESVGTSSLHLSHPLRKGTRTTSEKRANDVAAKGYINSNGDCSMDVKIDGEFRQRIDESGTVLATDKQLDKNSGSSSTLVANQWEAVRSDELKDSKREVMQNGLMSMLTRGLEETVVSHWDGIELPPCPIATSNDMESTSIGYVLDEWDEEYDRGKRKKVRQSQHSFGGINPFQAIATKKTQFKKAKVDRSSAGNQPFRI; translated from the exons ATGTCTGAGACTTTACTAGCTAGCTTGGGATCCGATTTCCAACAGTCGGATCCTTCGCCCGCTTCGACGTCATCCggatcctcctcctcctctcttTTCCAGCGGAAAATCGAATTCCACCCCGCAAGGAAGCCATTCAAGGGCTTCAGTAATAATGGGGGTGGCGCCGCCGATTTCCGGCTCGAGACCCTGAACCCGGGTGGTGGTGGTTCTGATCAAAGGCGATCCGGGTCGGGTCAATTGGGTTCTCAGGGGAAGAGAGGAGATGGGTCGGAGTTTTTGGAAAATGGGTTGGATCCTGAGCTCAGCTTCGGGATCACTGTGCGGAAAATT GGTGCTGGTCTGCAAAATCTTGGAAATACCTGTTTCCTCAATTCAGTATTGCAGTGTCTAACATACACAGAGCCTTTAGCAGCATACCTGCAAAGTAGCAAGCATCAAAATTCTT GCCATATTGctgggttttgtgttttgtgcgCCATCCAAAAACATGTCAGCTGTGCTCTTCAGTCAACTGGAAGAATATTAGCACCTAACGATTTTGTCAGGAACTTGCAGT GCATATCACGGAATTTTCGAAAAGCTAGACAGGAAGATGCTCATGAGTACATGGTAAACTTGCTGGAATCAATGCATAAATGCTGTTTACCTTCTGGAGTGCCTAGTGAATCCCCTGGTGCTTATGAGAAGAGTTTGGTACACAAGATCTTCGGAGGTCGCCTCAGGAGTCAG GTTAAATGCTTGCAATGTTCATATTGCTCCAATAAATTTGATCCATTCTTGGATTTGAGTCTTGAAATAGTCCAGGCAGATTCCGTGCATAAAGCACTTGCGAACTTCACTGCTGCAGAGCAGTTAGATGGAGGAGAGAGGCAATACCAGTGCCAACAATGCAAGCAGAAAGTTAGGGCTCTCAAACAGCTTACTGTGCACAAGGCTCCATATGTCCTAGCCATTCATTTAAAGCGTTTTCATTCACATGATCCTGGGCAgaagattaaaaagaaagttCATTTTGGTCCTACAATAGATTTGAAACCCTTTGTCAGTGGCTCCTAT GAAGGAGATTTGAAATATACTCTTTATGGGGTTTTGGTTCACGATGGTTGGAACACCCATTATGGCCATTATACTTGCTTTGTTCGCACTTCAAATGGCTTCTGGTACTATCTCAATGACAATCAG GTTTCCCCAGCCAGTGAGAGGAGAGTTTTAGAACAGCAAGCTTACATGTTGTTTTATGTTCGTGATAGAAGAAATATTGTTCCCAGGAAACCCCCCACTGATGTTGTTCAGAAGGAGAATTTGAAAGCAAATGCTAATGGAAACAGGACATCTTCCACTTTCAACCACGTTTTAAAGGAGGCAGTTCAAAATGGTCCAGTTGAGAAACGGTTAAGTAGTGCAAGCCCTGCTGCTGTTACGCGAAAAGATGCATCGAATGTTGTTCCATCAACAGTACCCATTATGAAGGAAGTATCACTTCAGAAAGATAATTGCCTGATAAAGACAGAACGCGTGGTGCTGAAAAAGGATTCTGTATCAGAAAATTTCTCAAAGGTGCCATTATCAAACAACCCACCAGAAGGGCTTCCTGTTAGTAAGCCAAAATCAATAGAAGCCCTGTCGCAGCCAGCTCCATCTTGTAATGGTGATGTTCCCAATTTTGAAAATACACCtaagggaaaaattaatgattacaATGAGAaaggaaaatcaaagaaagactCCAGTGTCTCAGTGGCAACATCACCTAACTTCAATGATGTCCAAAGCTTGTCTACTGCTAAAAATGTCACAGATGAGACCTCGCAGAAA ATTAATCTTGTTTCACATATTGTTCCATCAGAAGATCTGAATGACAAAACATTGAAGGAAATGGACCCA GTTGGACACACACCCAATGGGAGCGCTGTTGGTACTTCACTGGTTGAGGCTGCTGGTGGTAGGGTTCAAAAAGTTGAACTTAATGAATCAGTTAAATTATCTAGCTTATCAATTGAGACAAATGGGTTGCACGCTGAAGCTCATAATTGCAAGCTCcacaaaaagctaaaaaagaaGCATTTGAAGTGTAAGGTGGCAAGCATGCAGCTTCACTCACACTTCCTTTTCCGGGCATCCTTGAGtttgcagaagaagaagaaacacaaaagaaacaaaaggcgCACTTTAAACACGAAGAATCTTAGCAGAGAACACTTGTTGGACAGAGATTGCATTTCAGCAGATCTGGGGCCATCTACATCTGAGAGTGTTGGGACTAGTTCCTTGCATTTAAGTCATCCTCTGAGAAAAGGCACTAGAACTACTTCAGAAAAAAGAGCTAATGATGTTGCTGCAAAGGGTTATATAAATTCCAATGGTGATTGCTCAATGGATGTTAAAATAGATGGTGAATTTAGACAGAGAATTGATGAGAGTGGAACCGTGCTTGCAACTGATAAGCAATTAGACAAGAACTCTGGCTCTAGCTCTACTTTGGTTGCAAACCAGTGGGAAGCAGTACGATCAGATGAGTTAAAAGATAGCAAAAGAGAAGTAATGCAGAATGGTTTGATGAGTATGCTTACTCGAGGTCTAGAAGAGACAGTTG TTTCTCATTGGGATGGGATAGAGTTGCCTCCATGTCCGATTGCAACATCAAATGACATGGAGAGTACCAGCATTGGTTACGTACTAGATGAATG GGATGAGGAATATGatagaggaaagagaaagaaggtAAGGCAGTCTCAGCATAGTTTTGGTGGAATAAATCCCTTCCAAGCAATTGCAACCAAGAAAACCCAGTTCAAGAAGGCTAAAGTAGACCGTTCTAGCGCTGGAAATCAACCATTCAGGATATGA
- the LOC142622869 gene encoding putative LRR receptor-like serine/threonine-protein kinase At2g24230 — MGFGLFGSILILTLFFKLLASQQPNSDGLFVSEFLKNMGLASSHNFSSPVCSWQGVFCDGEKEPVTGLDFTGLGLTGYIPDTTIGKLTKLRSLDLSNNKITGLPSDLWSLGSLKSLNLSSNQISGSLPNNIGNFGFLESLDLSRNNFSGAIPATISSLVSLQVLKLNGNRFEQSIPAGILNCRSLVTIDLSLNQLNGALPAGFGAALSKLKTLNLAGNEINGKGSDFSEMKSITSLNVSENEFQGSVMGVFQDQLEVIDLSRNQFQGHISQVQFNSSFAWSHLVYLDLSENQLSGEIFHNLSQAQNLKHLNLAYNRFTRQDFPSIEMLLGLEYLNLSSTSLTGHIPDAISQLSNLNTLDLSRNHLTGEVPVPSVKNLQIIDVSHNNLSGEVPLSLLEKLPWMGWFNFSYNNLSLCTNFPPETLKTSFFGSSSSCPIAANPVLFKRKAAKHKGTMLALALTLAMICLLTGLLFLAFGCRKKTRMWAVKQTSYKEEQNISGPFSFKTDSTTWVADVKQANSVPVVIFEKPLLNITFADLLSATSNFDRGTLLAEGKFGPVYRGFLPGGIHVAVKVLVHGSTLTDQEAARELEYLGRIKHANLVPLTGYCLAGDQRIAIYDYMENGNLQNLLHDLPLGVHTVEDWSTDTWEEEDNDGIQNVGSEGLLTNWRFRHKIALGTARALAFLHHGCSPPIIHRDVKASSVYLDYNLEPRLSDFGLAKIFGNGLDEEIARGSPGYVPPEFTQLDYDSPTPKSDVYCFGVVLLELITGKKPIGDVYPEAKETNLVCWVRGLVRNSQGLSAIDPKIRDTGPDDQMEEALKIGYLCTADLPSKRPTMQQIVGLLKDIEPTSHQ, encoded by the coding sequence atgggttttggtttgtttggCTCCATTTTGATTCTCACTCTGTTCTTCAAGCTTTTGGCTTCTCAACAACCTAATTCAGATGGGCTCTTTGTCTCTGAGTTCTTGAAGAATATGGGATTAGCCTCTTCCCACAACTTTTCTTCTCCTGTTTGTTCATGGCAAGGGGTTTTCTGTGATGGTGAAAAAGAACCTGTTACTGGGTTAGATTTCACTGGTTTAGGCCTCACGGGTTATATTCCTGATACAACCATTGGCAAGCTCACAAAGCTTCGATCTTTGGATCTTAGTAACAACAAAATCACTGGCTTGCCTTCAGATTTGTGGAGTTTAGGCTCACTCAAGAGCCTTAATCTTTCCTCCAACCAGATTTCTGGGTCCCTCCCTAACAACATTGGCAATTTTGGTTTCCTAGAAAGCTTGGATCTTTCAAGGAATAATTTCTCTGGGGCAATTCCAGCAACCATAAGCTCCCTAGTCAGCCTGCAAGTCCTTAAACTTAATGGAAACAGATTTGAGCAAAGCATCCCAGCAGGAATTCTGAATTGCCGTTCTCTGGTCACCATTGATCTTTCACTGAATCAGCTAAATGGGGCTCTTCCAGCTGGTTTTGGTGCTGCATTGTCCAAGCTGAAAACTTTGAACCTTGCAGGAAATGAGATTAATGGCAAGGGTTCAGATTTCTCAGAAATGAAATCCATCACTAGCCTAAACGTTTCTGAAAATGAGTTTCAGGGTTCTGTAATGGGTGTGTTTCAGGACCAGCTGGAGGTCATAGACCTGAGCAGGAACCAGTTTCAAGGTCACATATCTCAGGTACAATTCAATTCTAGTTTTGCTTGGTCTCATTTGGTTTATCTAGACTTGTCTGAGAATCAGCTTAGTGGAGAAATATTCCACAATCTTAGTCAAGCCCAGAATCTCAAACACCTTAATCTTGCATACAATAGATTTACTAGACAAGACTTTCCGAGTATTGAaatgctcttgggtttagaataTCTTAATCTGTCAAGTACTAGCCTCACTGGTCATATTCCTGATGCAATCTCACAATTGAGTAATTTGAATACACTCGATCTTTCCCGGAACCATCTTACCGGGGAAGTTCCGGTACCAAGTGTCAAAAACCTCCAGATTATTGATGTTTCTCACAACAATTTGAGTGGAGAAGTTCCTTTATCTCTCTTAGAGAAACTCCCATGGATGGGGTGGTTCAACTTCTCCTACAATAACCTAAGCCTTTGTACAAACTTCCCCCCGGAAACTCTCAAAACATCATTCTTTGGTTCCTCAAGCAGCTGTCCAATTGCTGCAAACCCCGTCCTCTTCAAAAGAAAAGCTGCCAAACATAAGGGAACAATGCTTGCTCTAGCTCTAACCCTCGCAATGATCTGCTTGCTTACTGGGTTGCTATTTCTAGCATTTGGTTGCAGAAAGAAAACTAGAATGTGGGCTGTAAAGCAGACCTCATacaaagaagaacaaaataTTTCAGGCCCCTTTTCATTCAAGACCGATTCGACCACATGGGTGGCTGATGTTAAGCAAGCAAATTCAGTGCCAGTAGTGATTTTTGAGAAACCATTGTTGAATATCACATTTGCAGACCTCTTGTCTGCAACTTCAAATTTTGACCGTGGTACTCTTTTGGCTGAAGGCAAATTTGGGCCTGTTTATAGAGGATTTTTACCTGGTGGAATTCATGTTGCAGTGAAAGTTTTGGTCCATGGGTCGACATTGACAGATCAAGAAGCTGCAAGAGAACTTGAGTATCTTGGTCGAATCAAACATGCCAATCTTGTTCCATTGACAGGATATTGCTTAGCTGGGGATCAAAGAATTGCTATCTATGACTACATGGAGAATGGGAACTTGCAGAATTTGCTTCATGACTTGCCGCTTGGGGTTCATACTGTAGAGGATTGGAGCACAGATACATGGGAGGAAGAGGATAATGATGGTATTCAAAATGTTGGCTCTGAAGGGTTGCTAACAAATTGGAGATTTCGTCACAAAATCGCACTTGGTACAGCCCGAGCACTGGCATTTCTCCACCATGGTTGCTCACCTCCAATTATTCATAGAGATGTCAAAGCTAGTAGTGTTTATCTGGATTATAACTTGGAGCCAAGATTATCTGATTTTGGTCTAGCTAAGATTTTTGGCAATGGATTAGATGAGGAGATTGCTCGTGGATCACCAGGGTATGTGCCACCAGAGTTCACTCAGCTGGATTATGACTCCCCTACGCCAAAATCTGATGTATATTGCTTTGGGGTGGTTCTGCTCGAGCTGATTACAGGCAAAAAGCCAATTG